In Humulus lupulus chromosome 6, drHumLupu1.1, whole genome shotgun sequence, a single genomic region encodes these proteins:
- the LOC133785984 gene encoding receptor-like protein 43 codes for MLPDLFFFLLIHSQLLISSSSSSPPVLQCNPDERSALLQLKTSFKFVADGSLSCARLNKNGTSHDATALWNEKTDCCTWEGISCDVFGNVIVLDLSCGSLQGLDLRQCKLHGKQLENIFVLSKLQSLFLRENEAPNGSFPRSNWSSALEYLDIYNNTFSIDLPLLLKNIPKSLSILYLSFNNLVGPLPDNIHFLAGSAPKFIGLDLSNNLLNGTIPSWIYAIPYLEDLYLSHNQFTGEIIGGFQSPSVQPLDLSSNKLSGTLELEKLLNFKRLVYLDLSSNNISVTFGNSKNYRLDNLEGLYLSSCNITEFPHILKSSKTLFGLDLSHNHIQGRVPKWLWEVGNNSLTNLTLSHNLLTHIEPLPWNGLRYLDLSSNLFSGTLPIISSSILWFFSVAKNQFEGEISTSFCKTTSLAVLDLSSNNLSGIIPECMGKFSKQLSVLNYMGEYYYQDSITVTMKGYELELVHIQTILVSLDFSCNNFIGEIPGLLERLKSLKGLNISHNMLRGVIPSSLGKLTNLEWLDLSANKLSGNIPLQC; via the exons ATGTTACCAGATTTGTTCTTCTTCTTGCTCATCCATTCTCAACTTCTCATTTCATCTTCTTCGTCTTCTCCTCCAGTACTCCAGTGCAATCCTGATGAAAGATCCGCCCTTCTCCAACTCAAGACCTCATTCAAATTTGTTGCTGATGGAAGTTTGAGCTGTGCTCGTTTGAACAAAAATGGAACTTCACACGATGCAACAGCCTTGTGGAATGAGAAAACTGATTGTTGCACATGGGAGGGAATTAGTTGTGATGTTTTTGGCAATGTCATCGTTTTAGATCTGAGTTGTGGCAGCCTTCAAG GCCTGGATCTCAGGCAGTGTAAGCTGCATGGGAAGCAACTAGAGAATATTTTCGTATTGTCGAAACTCCAATCTCTTTTTTTACGAGAGAATGAAGCACCAAATGGATCTTTTCCAAGATCTAATTGGAGTAGTGCACTAGAGTATTTAGATATCTATAACAACACCTTCTCCATTGACCTACCTCTTTTATTGAAAAATATACCAAAATCTTTGTCTATTTTGTATTTAAGTTTCAATAACTTAGTTGGTCCACTTCCAGACAACATTCATTTTCTTGCTGGTAGTGCTCCAAAATTCATTGGTTTGGATTTATCAAATAACTTACTCAACGGAACAATACCATCGTGGATATATGCCATACCTTATTTGGAGGATTTATACCTTAGTCACAACCAATTCACTGGGGAGATAATTGGTGGCTTTCAAAGTCCAAGCgttcaacctttggatctttcatCAAACAAGTTGAGTGGTACTTTGgaattggaaaagcttttaaattTCAAAAGGTTAGTATATCTTGACCTTTCCTCTAATAATATTTCAGTGACTTTTGGAAACTCCAAAAACTATAGACTGGATAATCTTGAGGGATTATATCTGTCTTCTTGCAACATTACTGAGTTCCCACACATTTTAAAATCTTCAAAAACATTATTTGGCTTAGACCTCTCCCATAATCATATTCAAGGACGTGTTCCTAAATGGTTATGGGAAGTGGGAAACAATTCTCTAACCAACTTGACTCTCTCTCACAACTTGTTAACACACATAGAGCCACTTCCATGGAATGGGCTAAGATACCTTGATCTTAGCTCCAACTTGTTTTCAGGAACTCTTCCAATTATTTCATCATCAATTCTATGGTTCTTCTCAGTAGCCAAAAATCAATTTGAGGGAGAGATCTCAACTTCCTTTTGCAAAACGACATCCCTTGCAGTGCTTGATTTATCTTCTAATAATTTGAGTGGCATCATTCCTGAATGCATGGGAAAATTTAGCAAACAGCTTTCAGTCTTGAATTACATGGGAGAGTATTATTACCAAGACTCTATAACAGTGACCATGAAAGGATATGAGTTAGAGTTGGTGCATATCCAAACTATCCTTGTAAGTCTTGATTTCTCCTGCAACAATTTTATTGGAGAGATTCCAGGGTTGCTTGAAAGGCTTAAGTCGCTCAAGGGCCTCAACATTTCTCATAATATGTTAAGAGGTGTCATACCATCATCGCTGGGAAAGTTGACTAACCTTGAGTGGTTAGACCTCTCTGCTAACAAGCTAAGTGGGAATATTCCTTTGCAGTGTTGA